The proteins below are encoded in one region of Sphingobium yanoikuyae:
- the ppdK gene encoding pyruvate, phosphate dikinase: MVMTEEAQMSTTSTRYVYRFGGGVNDGGKGDKNLLGGKGANLDGMAAIGLPVPPGFTITTEMCTRYYTDGGVYPESLKAEVANGIAHIEAVTGKKFGDAADPLLVSVRSGARISMPGMMDTVLNLGLNDETVLGLAAASGDERFAWDSYRRFIQMYSDVVLELDHGAFEEALEIAKEDQGYTLDTEMTADDWKALVSEYKALVAKLWNKPFPQDVADQLWGAISAVFGSWQADRAKVYRRLNSIPGDWGTAVNVQAMVFGNMGDTSATGVAFTRDPATGENAYYGEYLINAQGEDVVAGIRTPQYLTKQARERAGAKPLSMEEAMPETYAELARVFDILETHYRDMQDIEFTVQQGKLWMLQTRSGKRTAKAALKIAVEMASEGLISEEEAVARVDPAALDQLLHPTLDPKAPRDVLTKGLPASPGAASGAIVFDADTAERRNELGDAVILVRVETSPEDIHGMHAAKGILTARGGMTSHAAVVARGMGRPCVSGAGSLSIDNANKILRIGSRELKEGDILTIDGATGEVMAGEVPTVQPELAGDFGILMAWADKVRRLKVRANAETPLDCQTARDFGAEGVGLCRTEHMFFDAARITAVREMILADSEKGRRVALDKLLPEQRDDFAQIFMVMAGLPVTIRLLDPPLHEFLPHGEAEFEEVAKAAGVGVEALKRRAAELHEFNPMLGHRGCRLGVTYPEIYEMQARAIFEAALIVKERSGEAPIPEVMIPLVATKKELELMKAIVDQVAKDVFAEQGASVDYLVGTMIELPRAALKAGEIAEVGEFFSFGTNDLTQTTIGISRDDAGRFLTQYVDKGIFARDPFVSIDVEGVGQLIELAAERGRATRPGIKLGICGEHGGDPASIAFCEATGLDYVSASPYRVPIARLAAAQAALAKK; the protein is encoded by the coding sequence ATGGTTATGACGGAAGAGGCCCAGATGAGCACCACTTCGACGCGCTATGTTTATCGTTTCGGCGGTGGCGTGAACGACGGGGGCAAGGGCGACAAGAATCTGCTGGGCGGCAAGGGCGCGAACCTTGACGGCATGGCCGCGATCGGCCTGCCGGTGCCGCCGGGCTTCACCATCACCACCGAAATGTGCACCCGCTATTATACCGATGGCGGCGTCTATCCCGAGAGCCTGAAGGCGGAAGTCGCCAATGGCATCGCCCATATCGAGGCGGTCACCGGCAAGAAGTTCGGCGACGCCGCCGATCCGCTGCTGGTTTCGGTCCGCTCGGGCGCGCGCATCTCGATGCCGGGCATGATGGACACGGTCCTCAATCTCGGCCTCAATGACGAGACGGTGCTGGGCCTCGCCGCCGCATCGGGCGACGAGCGTTTCGCCTGGGACAGCTATCGCCGTTTCATCCAGATGTATTCGGACGTGGTGCTGGAACTCGATCATGGCGCATTCGAGGAAGCCCTCGAAATCGCCAAGGAAGATCAGGGCTACACGCTCGACACCGAAATGACTGCCGACGACTGGAAGGCGCTGGTTTCGGAATATAAGGCGCTGGTCGCCAAGCTCTGGAACAAGCCTTTCCCGCAGGACGTCGCCGACCAGCTCTGGGGCGCGATCTCGGCCGTGTTCGGCAGCTGGCAGGCGGACCGCGCCAAGGTCTATCGCCGCCTGAACTCGATCCCCGGCGACTGGGGCACGGCCGTCAATGTGCAGGCGATGGTGTTCGGCAATATGGGCGACACCTCGGCCACCGGCGTCGCCTTCACCCGTGACCCCGCGACCGGCGAGAACGCCTATTATGGCGAATATCTGATCAACGCCCAGGGCGAGGACGTCGTTGCCGGCATCCGCACCCCGCAATATCTGACCAAGCAGGCGCGCGAGCGGGCAGGGGCCAAGCCGCTGTCGATGGAAGAGGCGATGCCCGAAACCTATGCCGAACTGGCACGGGTGTTCGACATCCTCGAAACCCATTATCGCGACATGCAGGACATCGAGTTCACGGTGCAGCAGGGCAAGCTCTGGATGCTCCAGACCCGCTCGGGCAAGCGCACCGCCAAGGCTGCGCTCAAGATCGCGGTCGAAATGGCCAGCGAAGGCCTGATCTCGGAAGAAGAAGCCGTCGCCCGCGTCGATCCCGCCGCGCTCGACCAGCTTCTGCACCCGACCCTCGATCCCAAGGCGCCGCGCGATGTGCTGACCAAGGGCCTGCCTGCCTCGCCGGGCGCGGCCAGCGGCGCGATCGTGTTCGATGCCGACACCGCCGAGCGTCGCAACGAACTGGGCGACGCCGTCATCCTGGTCCGCGTCGAAACCAGCCCGGAAGATATTCACGGCATGCACGCGGCCAAGGGCATCCTGACCGCGCGTGGCGGCATGACCAGCCACGCCGCCGTGGTGGCGCGCGGCATGGGCCGTCCCTGCGTCTCGGGCGCGGGCAGCCTGTCGATCGACAATGCGAACAAGATCCTGCGCATCGGCAGCCGCGAGCTGAAGGAAGGCGATATCCTGACCATCGACGGCGCCACCGGCGAAGTCATGGCGGGTGAAGTGCCGACCGTGCAGCCCGAACTGGCCGGCGATTTCGGCATCCTGATGGCCTGGGCCGACAAGGTCCGTCGCCTCAAGGTCCGCGCCAATGCGGAAACGCCGCTCGACTGCCAGACCGCACGCGACTTCGGGGCCGAAGGCGTGGGCCTGTGCCGCACCGAGCATATGTTCTTCGACGCGGCCCGCATCACCGCCGTGCGCGAAATGATCCTGGCCGATAGCGAGAAGGGCCGCCGCGTCGCGCTCGACAAGCTGCTGCCTGAGCAGCGTGACGATTTCGCGCAGATCTTCATGGTGATGGCCGGCCTGCCCGTGACCATCCGCCTGCTCGATCCGCCGCTCCACGAATTCCTGCCGCATGGCGAAGCGGAGTTCGAGGAAGTGGCCAAGGCGGCCGGCGTCGGTGTCGAGGCGCTCAAGCGTCGCGCCGCCGAACTGCACGAATTCAACCCGATGTTGGGCCATCGTGGTTGCCGCCTGGGCGTGACCTATCCCGAAATCTACGAAATGCAGGCCCGCGCCATCTTCGAAGCCGCGCTGATTGTGAAGGAACGGAGCGGCGAAGCGCCGATCCCCGAAGTCATGATCCCGCTCGTCGCGACGAAGAAGGAGCTGGAACTGATGAAGGCGATCGTCGATCAGGTCGCCAAGGACGTGTTCGCCGAGCAGGGCGCATCGGTCGACTATCTGGTCGGCACGATGATCGAACTGCCGCGCGCCGCGCTCAAGGCCGGTGAGATCGCCGAAGTCGGCGAATTCTTCTCCTTCGGCACCAACGACCTCACCCAGACGACGATCGGCATCAGCCGTGACGACGCTGGCCGCTTCCTGACGCAATATGTCGACAAGGGCATCTTCGCCCGCGATCCGTTCGTCAGCATCGATGTGGAGGGCGTGGGCCAGCTCATCGAACTGGCGGCCGAACGCGGCCGGGCGACCCGCCCGGGCATCAAGCTCGGCATCTGCGGCGAGCATGGCGGCGATCCGGCATCGATCGCCTTCTGCGAGGCGACCGGCCTCGATTATGTCTCGGCCTCGCCCTATCGCGTGCCGATCGCCCGCCTTGCCGCGGCGCAGGCCGCTCTGGCGAAGAAGTAA
- the glyS gene encoding glycine--tRNA ligase subunit beta, with protein MTDFLLELRCEEIPARMQLKASDDLARLFTEELAKAGLKPASIDSFVTPRRLALIARDLPLETAAVSEEFKGPRTSAPAQALEGFLRKTGLTQDQLEDRDGVWFAVVNKPGRATTNVLAEAVPAVIRAFPWPKSMRWGAASATTESLRWVRPLQGIIALLGGEIVPLSIEGVEAGRETVGHRFHSTGAIRIDGAHDYADKLRAAYVIVSHQERQAIIEAKAGEAAAAKGYSVIEDKGLVAENAGLTEWPVPLLGDFDPEFLEVPPEVIQLTLRINQKYFVLRDATGKLAPAFICTANIEAKDGGVAIVAGNRKVLAARLSDARFFWQQDRKTPLAEQAKKLGRITFHEKLGTVADKVERVAKLAEWLAREGIVPNCDPVLARQAAELCKADLVTEMVGEFPELQGVMGGYYARAEGLPDAVADAIRDHYKPVGQGDDVPTAPVTVAVSLADKLDTISQFFGIEEKPTGSKDPFALRRAAVGIIALIKENRLRMSVLLSSVWSLLQRDSASKAIIAKQDKRAEVLNAVLDELGPEAAIGSVKGWASSVKEGTFKNEVRNAVIEQMSADLPIAASVRDFILDRLEVAERDNGVSVDLIRAVRTWNEGSEDDLVRLLARVKALQSFVATDDGANLLAGYKRAANILKKEGVEQAEAISLSYEPEKAEADLIAALDAAEPQAAQAVAAEEFEGAMAALATLRAPIDAFFETVTVNDADPAKRTTRLALLARVRDAVHNVADFSKITG; from the coding sequence ATGACCGATTTCCTCCTCGAACTGCGCTGCGAGGAAATTCCCGCGCGCATGCAATTGAAGGCGTCCGATGATCTGGCCCGCCTCTTCACCGAGGAACTGGCCAAGGCCGGGCTCAAGCCCGCCTCGATCGACAGCTTCGTCACGCCGCGCCGCCTGGCCCTGATCGCCCGCGACCTGCCGCTGGAAACTGCGGCGGTCAGCGAGGAGTTCAAGGGGCCCCGGACCAGCGCGCCGGCACAGGCGCTCGAAGGCTTCCTGCGCAAGACCGGCCTGACCCAGGATCAGCTTGAGGATCGCGACGGCGTCTGGTTCGCTGTCGTGAACAAGCCCGGCCGGGCCACCACCAACGTGCTGGCCGAAGCGGTGCCGGCAGTCATCCGCGCCTTCCCCTGGCCCAAGTCGATGCGCTGGGGCGCGGCCAGCGCCACCACCGAAAGCCTGCGCTGGGTCCGCCCGCTGCAGGGCATTATCGCGCTGCTCGGCGGCGAGATCGTCCCGCTGTCGATCGAGGGGGTCGAGGCTGGCCGCGAGACGGTGGGGCATCGCTTCCATTCGACCGGTGCGATCCGCATCGACGGCGCCCACGACTATGCCGACAAGCTGCGCGCCGCTTATGTCATCGTCTCGCATCAGGAGCGTCAGGCGATCATCGAGGCGAAGGCCGGCGAGGCCGCGGCGGCCAAGGGCTATAGCGTGATCGAGGACAAGGGCCTGGTCGCGGAAAATGCCGGCCTCACCGAATGGCCGGTGCCCTTGCTGGGCGATTTTGATCCGGAATTTCTTGAGGTTCCACCTGAAGTTATTCAGCTAACCCTGCGTATCAACCAGAAATATTTCGTTCTGCGTGATGCGACGGGCAAGCTCGCCCCGGCCTTCATCTGCACCGCTAATATCGAAGCGAAGGATGGCGGCGTGGCGATCGTCGCCGGCAACCGCAAGGTGCTGGCCGCGCGCCTGAGCGACGCCCGCTTCTTCTGGCAGCAGGACCGCAAGACCCCGCTCGCCGAGCAGGCGAAGAAGCTTGGCCGCATCACCTTCCATGAGAAGCTAGGCACCGTCGCCGACAAGGTCGAGCGCGTCGCCAAGCTGGCCGAATGGCTGGCGCGCGAAGGCATCGTGCCGAACTGCGACCCGGTGCTGGCGCGCCAGGCCGCGGAACTGTGCAAGGCGGACCTCGTCACCGAAATGGTCGGCGAGTTCCCCGAACTGCAGGGTGTGATGGGCGGCTATTATGCCCGCGCCGAAGGCCTACCCGACGCCGTCGCCGATGCGATCCGCGACCATTACAAGCCGGTCGGCCAAGGCGATGACGTCCCCACCGCGCCGGTCACGGTGGCGGTCAGCCTGGCGGACAAGCTGGATACGATATCACAGTTTTTTGGTATCGAAGAGAAGCCGACTGGCTCGAAGGATCCGTTCGCTCTCCGGCGTGCAGCAGTTGGAATTATAGCGCTCATCAAAGAAAATCGCCTTCGGATGAGTGTTTTGCTTTCGTCTGTTTGGTCACTGTTGCAGCGCGATAGCGCCTCGAAAGCAATTATTGCCAAGCAGGATAAGCGCGCAGAGGTTCTGAACGCCGTGCTTGATGAACTTGGCCCGGAAGCAGCCATTGGTTCTGTTAAGGGGTGGGCTTCGTCGGTAAAGGAAGGCACCTTCAAAAACGAGGTGCGAAATGCCGTCATCGAACAGATGAGTGCTGATCTACCTATCGCTGCTTCCGTTCGAGATTTTATTCTTGATCGATTGGAAGTGGCAGAGCGGGATAACGGCGTGTCTGTCGATCTTATCCGTGCAGTTAGAACCTGGAACGAGGGGAGCGAGGACGACCTTGTCCGCCTGCTCGCCCGCGTGAAGGCGCTCCAGTCCTTCGTCGCGACCGATGATGGTGCCAATCTGCTCGCGGGCTACAAGCGCGCCGCCAATATCCTCAAGAAGGAAGGCGTGGAGCAGGCGGAGGCGATTTCGCTTTCCTATGAACCCGAAAAGGCGGAAGCTGATCTGATCGCTGCGCTCGACGCGGCGGAACCGCAGGCGGCACAGGCTGTCGCGGCCGAGGAGTTTGAGGGCGCCATGGCGGCGCTGGCGACGCTCCGTGCGCCGATCGACGCCTTCTTTGAGACCGTGACGGTGAATGATGCTGATCCGGCGAAGCGCACGACTCGCCTCGCGCTGCTGGCGCGGGTCCGTGATGCAGTGCACAATGTCGCCGACTTTTCGAAGATTACAGGATAA
- a CDS encoding glycine--tRNA ligase subunit alpha, with the protein MAEGKALSFQDLILTLHAYWGKQGCVILQPYDMEVGAGTFHPATTLRSLGPKPWNAAYVQPSRRPTDGRYGENPNRLQHYYQYQVIMKPSPANLQELYLGSLREIGIDPLVHDIRFVEDDWESPTLGAWGLGWEVWCDGMEVTQFTYFQQMGGYDCKPVAGELTYGLERLAMYIQGVDSVYDLKFNDQGVTYGDVFLENERQMSKWNFEVADTEKLFRWFKDCKAEYDQCIANDVPLAAFEQAIKASHTFNLLQARGVISVQERASYMGQVRDMAKGSCEAWMKTNGWTA; encoded by the coding sequence GTGGCCGAGGGCAAAGCGCTTTCCTTCCAGGACCTCATTCTCACCCTGCACGCCTATTGGGGCAAGCAGGGTTGTGTCATTCTTCAGCCCTACGACATGGAAGTGGGGGCGGGTACATTCCACCCGGCAACCACGCTCCGCAGCCTGGGGCCTAAGCCCTGGAACGCGGCCTATGTCCAGCCCAGCCGCCGTCCGACCGACGGCCGCTATGGCGAGAACCCGAACCGGCTGCAGCATTATTACCAATATCAGGTGATCATGAAGCCCAGCCCTGCCAACCTGCAGGAGCTATATCTGGGCAGCCTCCGGGAAATCGGCATCGATCCGCTGGTCCACGACATCCGCTTTGTCGAGGATGACTGGGAAAGCCCGACGCTGGGCGCCTGGGGTCTGGGCTGGGAAGTCTGGTGCGACGGCATGGAAGTCACCCAGTTCACCTATTTCCAGCAGATGGGTGGCTATGACTGCAAGCCGGTCGCGGGCGAATTGACCTACGGCCTCGAACGCCTCGCCATGTATATTCAGGGCGTCGACAGCGTCTATGACCTGAAGTTCAACGACCAGGGCGTCACCTATGGCGACGTGTTCCTGGAAAATGAGCGGCAGATGTCGAAATGGAATTTCGAGGTCGCCGACACCGAAAAGCTGTTCCGCTGGTTCAAGGACTGCAAGGCCGAATATGACCAGTGCATCGCCAATGATGTGCCGCTCGCGGCTTTCGAGCAGGCGATCAAGGCCAGCCACACCTTCAATCTGCTGCAGGCGCGCGGCGTGATCTCCGTGCAGGAGCGCGCCAGCTATATGGGCCAGGTCCGCGACATGGCGAAGGGTAGCTGCGAAGCGTGGATGAAGACCAACGGATGGACCGCCTGA
- a CDS encoding TraB/GumN family protein produces the protein MRLTAFPSRWLSAGLLLLGAWGQAQPVTAREPANIAVNVAPALWQVKDDDTTIYLFGTVHVLKPGIDWFKGGVKQAFDASDELVLEIIEPENPGEMAQMMAGKAMATDRVALSTRLAPDAAQKYRAAMVAAGVPWQSFEAFNPWMAGMILSVAPLQKLGYQSDIGAEKILRAAAEKAGKKVGALETVEQQLNFFADLPMAQQVQFLNATVEGMDGMEGEFAALLNHWQTGQPEKLADEMNDSLKATPELAQVLLINRNANWAKWIKARLDQPGTVFVAVGAGHLAGKGSVQDQLKTLGIASARVKQGE, from the coding sequence ATGAGACTGACCGCTTTCCCGTCCCGCTGGCTTTCCGCGGGACTTTTGCTGCTCGGCGCCTGGGGCCAGGCCCAGCCCGTCACCGCCCGCGAACCCGCCAACATCGCTGTCAACGTCGCCCCTGCCCTGTGGCAGGTGAAGGATGACGACACGACCATCTATCTGTTCGGCACCGTCCATGTGCTGAAACCGGGGATCGACTGGTTCAAGGGCGGGGTGAAGCAGGCGTTCGACGCATCGGACGAACTGGTGCTGGAAATCATCGAGCCGGAAAATCCCGGCGAGATGGCGCAGATGATGGCGGGCAAGGCGATGGCGACCGACCGGGTCGCCCTGTCCACCCGCCTCGCGCCCGACGCCGCGCAGAAATATCGCGCGGCGATGGTGGCGGCCGGCGTACCCTGGCAATCGTTCGAGGCGTTCAATCCGTGGATGGCCGGCATGATCCTGTCGGTCGCGCCATTGCAGAAGCTGGGCTACCAGTCCGACATCGGCGCGGAAAAGATCTTGCGGGCCGCAGCCGAAAAGGCCGGCAAGAAGGTCGGCGCACTGGAAACGGTGGAGCAGCAGCTCAATTTCTTCGCCGACCTGCCGATGGCGCAGCAGGTCCAGTTCCTCAATGCCACGGTCGAGGGCATGGACGGGATGGAAGGCGAGTTCGCCGCCCTGCTCAACCATTGGCAGACTGGCCAGCCGGAAAAGCTGGCCGACGAGATGAATGATTCGCTCAAGGCCACACCGGAACTGGCCCAGGTGCTGCTGATCAACCGCAACGCCAATTGGGCCAAGTGGATCAAGGCGCGACTGGATCAGCCCGGCACCGTCTTCGTCGCGGTCGGCGCGGGCCATCTGGCCGGCAAGGGCAGCGTGCAGGATCAGTTGAAGACGCTGGGCATCGCCAGCGCGCGCGTAAAGCAGGGGGAATAA
- a CDS encoding TraB/GumN family protein codes for MKSWMIRFLALCGLALIAACGSEQKAPAPKVEAGQGPALWRVERAGLDGWIFGTIHVLPEGVDWQTPTIKQAWKDADQLVLEAADLQDQQKTLGLFESMGRSPNLPALDERVPAGERPELDRIVKEGGTSAQALSGYESWAAAMLLSAASQENLNVSQENGVEPVLIAAFKGRPIGGLETVERQFGAFDGLPEAAQRKLLIQTIHEAKDMKALYNRILTAWAKGDMEAIAKEDQNGEQPDPVVEDAILTARNRDWVGAVDKLKGRPFIAVGAGHLTGKDNLIDLLKAKGYKVTRVQ; via the coding sequence ATGAAAAGCTGGATGATCCGTTTTCTGGCCCTCTGCGGCCTTGCCCTCATCGCCGCCTGCGGCAGCGAGCAGAAGGCCCCTGCCCCCAAGGTCGAGGCCGGCCAAGGGCCAGCGCTGTGGCGGGTGGAACGCGCCGGGCTGGACGGCTGGATCTTCGGCACCATCCATGTCCTGCCCGAAGGGGTCGACTGGCAGACGCCGACGATCAAGCAGGCGTGGAAGGATGCCGACCAGCTGGTGCTGGAGGCCGCCGACCTGCAGGACCAGCAGAAGACGCTGGGCCTGTTCGAGAGCATGGGCCGCAGCCCCAACCTGCCCGCGCTCGACGAGCGCGTGCCGGCGGGCGAGCGCCCCGAACTCGACCGGATCGTCAAGGAAGGCGGCACCAGCGCACAGGCGCTGTCGGGCTATGAAAGCTGGGCGGCGGCCATGCTGCTGTCCGCCGCGTCGCAGGAAAACCTGAACGTCAGCCAGGAAAATGGCGTCGAGCCGGTGCTGATCGCTGCCTTCAAGGGCCGGCCGATCGGTGGCCTCGAAACCGTCGAGCGCCAGTTCGGCGCCTTTGACGGCCTGCCCGAAGCGGCGCAGCGCAAGCTGCTGATCCAGACCATCCATGAAGCCAAGGATATGAAGGCGCTCTATAATCGCATCCTGACCGCCTGGGCCAAGGGCGACATGGAGGCGATCGCGAAAGAGGACCAGAATGGCGAGCAGCCCGATCCGGTGGTCGAGGATGCGATCCTGACCGCGCGCAACCGCGACTGGGTCGGCGCGGTCGACAAGCTGAAGGGCCGCCCCTTCATCGCAGTGGGCGCCGGCCACCTGACCGGCAAGGACAATCTCATCGATCTGCTCAAGGCCAAGGGCTACAAGGTCACGCGCGTGCAATAA
- a CDS encoding 50S ribosomal protein L25/general stress protein Ctc produces the protein MSEQLTLSAEARDRAGKGASRALRREGRVPAVIYGMNEEPLSIHVEEKLLNKQLGTGHFFNSVIMVEVGGKTVRTLAKDVAFHPVTDRPLHADFLRVSEHATVTVAVPVRFENEDASPGLKKGGVLNVVRHDVELVVDAAEIPDDVVVDLKGFEVGDSIHISAVTLPKGAKAAIEDRDFTIATIVAPSALKSAEGEAAEGEGE, from the coding sequence ATGAGCGAGCAGCTTACGCTGTCGGCCGAGGCACGCGATCGGGCAGGCAAGGGAGCCTCCCGCGCCCTCCGCCGTGAGGGCCGCGTACCCGCCGTCATCTATGGTATGAACGAAGAACCCCTGTCGATCCACGTCGAGGAAAAGCTCCTCAACAAGCAGCTCGGCACCGGCCACTTCTTCAATTCGGTCATCATGGTCGAAGTTGGCGGCAAGACCGTCCGCACCCTCGCCAAGGATGTGGCCTTCCACCCCGTGACCGATCGTCCGCTGCACGCCGACTTCCTGCGCGTTTCGGAACATGCCACCGTGACCGTCGCTGTCCCGGTGCGCTTCGAGAATGAAGACGCCTCGCCCGGCCTCAAGAAGGGTGGCGTGCTGAACGTCGTCCGTCACGACGTCGAACTGGTCGTCGATGCCGCCGAGATCCCCGATGACGTCGTCGTCGACCTCAAGGGCTTCGAAGTCGGCGATTCGATCCACATCAGCGCCGTAACCCTGCCCAAGGGCGCGAAGGCTGCGATCGAAGACCGCGACTTCACCATCGCCACCATCGTCGCTCCCTCGGCTCTCAAGAGCGCCGAAGGCGAAGCCGCCGAGGGCGAAGGCGAGTAA
- the pth gene encoding aminoacyl-tRNA hydrolase — MQIWAGLGNPGQQYAMHRHNVGFMAVDLIADMYRFSAPRKQFQGWVQEGRIGPEKIILLKPATFMNESGRAIGEAMRFYKLTPQDVTVFHDELDLAPMKVKVKRGGGNAGHNGLRSTDAHIGNDFRRVRLGIGHPGHKDKVHGYVLGNYHKSEMDALADMLSAIGAEAEWLAKNDDARFMNEVALRLAD, encoded by the coding sequence ATGCAGATCTGGGCCGGCCTCGGCAATCCGGGGCAGCAATATGCGATGCACCGGCACAATGTCGGCTTCATGGCCGTGGACCTGATCGCCGACATGTATCGCTTCTCGGCGCCCAGGAAGCAGTTCCAGGGCTGGGTGCAGGAAGGGCGGATCGGCCCGGAGAAGATCATCCTGCTCAAGCCCGCCACCTTCATGAACGAAAGCGGCCGCGCGATCGGCGAGGCCATGCGCTTCTACAAACTGACGCCGCAGGACGTGACCGTCTTCCATGACGAGCTCGACCTTGCGCCGATGAAGGTCAAGGTGAAGCGCGGCGGCGGCAATGCCGGCCATAATGGCCTGCGTTCGACCGACGCCCATATTGGCAATGATTTCCGCCGCGTGCGCCTGGGCATCGGCCATCCCGGCCACAAGGACAAGGTCCATGGCTATGTGCTAGGCAATTACCACAAGAGCGAGATGGACGCGCTGGCCGACATGCTGAGCGCGATCGGTGCCGAGGCGGAATGGCTGGCCAAGAATGACGACGCCCGCTTCATGAACGAAGTGGCGCTGCGGCTGGCCGACTGA
- a CDS encoding linear amide C-N hydrolase, which yields MSRLPAFLSGLALLTAQLASVSADACTRLVYHGANDDVITARSMDWKVDVGTNLWIFPRGIARSGEAGPNSVKWTSRYGSVIATGYDISTTDGMNEAGLTANLLWLVESEYPHYDGKQPGMSIAIWTQYVLDNFATVKAAVDALGKESFVVVTDNIPGEERLGTLHLAISDASGDSAIFEYIKGKLVIHHGPQYPVMTNSPIFDEQLALNAYWKEIGGTTMLPGTNRSADRFARASFYVKAIPKSEDPVTALASVFSVIRNVSVPFGISTPDQPNISSTRWRTVADHKRKLYFFESALTPNSFWVDLKTIDFAPSAKVKKLDLGPNQTKTFSGEVSGQFKDAPAFKFLGLS from the coding sequence ATGTCTCGTCTGCCCGCTTTCCTGTCCGGTCTTGCGCTGCTGACGGCGCAACTGGCTTCGGTATCGGCCGATGCCTGCACGCGCCTGGTCTATCATGGCGCCAATGACGATGTGATCACCGCCCGGTCGATGGACTGGAAGGTCGATGTCGGCACCAACCTCTGGATCTTTCCGCGCGGCATCGCGCGCAGTGGGGAGGCCGGCCCCAATTCGGTCAAATGGACGTCCCGCTATGGCAGTGTGATTGCCACCGGCTACGACATTTCCACCACGGACGGGATGAACGAGGCGGGGCTGACCGCCAATCTCCTGTGGCTGGTCGAGTCCGAATATCCCCATTATGACGGCAAGCAGCCGGGCATGAGCATTGCCATCTGGACCCAATATGTGCTCGACAATTTCGCCACGGTGAAGGCGGCGGTCGACGCGCTGGGCAAGGAAAGCTTCGTCGTCGTCACCGACAATATTCCGGGCGAGGAACGGCTCGGCACGCTCCATCTCGCGATCTCGGATGCGTCGGGCGACAGCGCCATCTTCGAATATATCAAGGGCAAGCTGGTGATCCATCACGGCCCGCAATATCCGGTGATGACCAATTCGCCGATCTTCGACGAGCAACTGGCGCTCAACGCCTATTGGAAGGAGATTGGCGGAACGACCATGTTGCCGGGCACCAACCGCTCGGCCGATCGCTTCGCCCGCGCCTCCTTCTATGTGAAGGCCATTCCCAAGAGCGAAGACCCGGTGACGGCGCTGGCCAGCGTGTTCAGCGTGATCCGCAATGTCTCGGTGCCATTCGGCATCTCGACCCCGGACCAGCCCAATATCTCCTCGACCCGCTGGCGCACGGTCGCGGATCACAAGCGCAAGCTCTATTTCTTCGAGTCCGCGTTGACGCCGAACAGCTTCTGGGTCGATCTGAAGACGATCGACTTTGCGCCTTCTGCCAAGGTGAAGAAGCTCGATCTTGGCCCGAACCAGACGAAAACCTTTTCGGGCGAGGTCAGCGGCCAGTTCAAGGATGCGCCGGCCTTCAAATTCCTGGGACTGTCCTGA